One region of Cellvibrio zantedeschiae genomic DNA includes:
- a CDS encoding amidohydrolase family protein: MKIPRVVDAHVHLWDLKHIRYPWLTPPFTSDGPNGSVEAIASDYLLENYFADAQNINVKKLVHIEAGANAEDALSETLWLQSLADKTGFPHAIVAHASLNDLAVESLLEVHCLNKNVRGIRHIINWHPNPALTYTPKNLLEDPVFKRGYKLLNKFGLSFDLQIYPNQMGQAYDLAKANPNVPVIINHMGMPVDKDKKQWQQGMSLLSSLPHVSVKVSGFGFIDRRWNFEGMKDLVTQTIDWFGTDRVMFASDFPTDKLFNSFKQAYDVYKQIVCELSVQEQDALFAANAERIYRI; encoded by the coding sequence ATGAAGATCCCACGTGTTGTTGATGCCCATGTGCATTTGTGGGATCTCAAACATATTCGCTACCCTTGGTTAACTCCGCCCTTTACCAGCGATGGTCCTAACGGTAGCGTTGAAGCCATTGCTTCTGATTATTTATTAGAAAATTATTTTGCTGATGCGCAAAACATCAACGTAAAAAAGCTTGTGCATATTGAGGCCGGTGCAAACGCTGAAGACGCGCTATCTGAAACCTTATGGTTGCAATCACTGGCTGATAAAACCGGCTTTCCACATGCCATAGTGGCTCATGCATCTTTGAATGATCTTGCAGTAGAGTCTCTGCTAGAGGTTCACTGCTTAAATAAAAATGTTCGCGGTATTCGCCATATTATTAATTGGCATCCCAATCCAGCCCTAACCTATACGCCGAAAAATTTATTGGAAGATCCAGTATTCAAACGCGGGTACAAACTGCTAAATAAATTTGGTCTGTCATTTGATCTGCAAATTTATCCCAATCAAATGGGGCAAGCCTACGACCTTGCTAAAGCAAATCCCAATGTGCCGGTGATTATCAATCATATGGGTATGCCGGTAGATAAAGACAAAAAACAATGGCAACAAGGAATGTCGTTATTAAGCAGCTTGCCGCATGTTTCGGTAAAAGTTTCCGGTTTTGGATTTATTGATCGCCGCTGGAATTTTGAAGGTATGAAAGATTTGGTAACCCAAACAATTGATTGGTTTGGAACGGATCGCGTTATGTTTGCCAGTGATTTTCCAACCGACAAACTCTTTAATTCCTTTAAGCAAGCTTACGACGTATATAAACAAATCGTGTGTGAATTGAG